One Triticum dicoccoides isolate Atlit2015 ecotype Zavitan chromosome 4B, WEW_v2.0, whole genome shotgun sequence genomic window carries:
- the LOC119294672 gene encoding uncharacterized protein LOC119294672 isoform X4, translated as MLLARAPPPSPSAFNSPALSARAFRRRRLAAPGAAATAASKPPSLRVGQRRKQVASVANPMVKHCVKLRDSAAYRRSCRRLVLVGLAPVLEICRLGLAAIDCLLLLDGAEVPGELHELSGGNVVYVSATVMKRISGMRSVDSTEAIAVMHMPKHFCDLGDEEGGAGLDAAFQSPKRILVLDGIQDPGNLGTLIRSACAFKWDPGNLGTLISSWSLFAASNCLWQLV; from the exons ATGCTACTGGCGCGCgccccgccgccatcgccgtcggcgTTCAACTCCCCGGCGCTTTCGGCGCGCGCCTtccgccgtcgccgcctcgccgctcccggtGCCGCCGCGACGGCCGCGTCCAAGCCGCCTTCTCTCCGGGTCGGGCAAAGGCGCAAGCAGGTGGCGAGCGTGGCGAACCCCATGGTGAAGCACTGCGTGAAGCTCCGGGACTCGGCCGCCTACCGACGGTCCTGCCGCCGCCTCGTCCTCGTCGGCCTCGCCCCCGTCCT GGAGATCTGCAGGCTTGGGCTCGCCGCCATCGATTGCTTGCTCCTCTTGGACGGCGCAGAGGTCCCGGGTGAACTGCATGAGCTCTCTGGTGGCAATGTTGTGTATGTCAGCGCCACTGTGATGAAGAGGATCTCCGGGATGCGGTCGGTTGATTCAACCGAGGCGATTGCTGTCATGCACATGCCCAAGCATTTCTGTGACCTCGGTGATGAGGAGGGTGGAGCTGGTCTTGATGCGGCGTTCCAGTCTCCAAAGAGGATCCTGGTCCTTGATGGGATTCAG GATCCGGGTAACCTCGGAACGCTGATAAGGTCAGCTTGTGCGTTCAAATGG GATCCGGGTAACCTCGGAACGCTGATAAG